One region of Pseudanabaena sp. FACHB-2040 genomic DNA includes:
- a CDS encoding GIY-YIG nuclease family protein, which yields MATLQFMNEADFQALLKPTRLWSRSEVLNGVCPLPREPGIYAWYFREIPPGVPTEGCIQANGTTLLYLGISPKKLPSNGSSANGRQLVSRVREHFKGNAEGSTLRLTLGCLLADTIQIELRRVGSSGKRRTFGDGEHRLSEWMETNAFITWFTVQEPWLLEQRLIAEVSLPLNLEHNQHHPFHSELSALRRHCRERADQLPVVA from the coding sequence ATGGCGACTTTGCAGTTTATGAATGAGGCTGATTTTCAGGCACTACTGAAACCAACTCGACTCTGGTCTCGTTCTGAAGTATTAAACGGCGTCTGCCCGCTCCCACGCGAGCCCGGCATTTACGCTTGGTATTTTCGGGAGATCCCGCCAGGGGTACCCACCGAAGGCTGCATCCAGGCGAATGGTACAACTCTTCTCTACCTTGGCATTTCACCCAAGAAGCTACCCTCTAATGGCAGTTCAGCAAATGGGCGACAGTTAGTATCGCGTGTGCGCGAGCACTTCAAAGGCAACGCTGAGGGCTCCACACTCCGCCTCACACTCGGTTGCCTGCTTGCCGACACAATCCAGATTGAATTGAGGCGCGTAGGCAGTAGTGGAAAGCGCCGCACGTTTGGAGATGGAGAACACCGGCTCTCTGAATGGATGGAAACCAATGCATTCATAACCTGGTTCACGGTACAAGAGCCGTGGTTGTTGGAGCAGCGGCTCATTGCTGAGGTGTCTCTTCCGCTCAACCTTGAGCACAATCAGCATCACCCATTTCACTCTGAGCTCTCCGCGCTTCGGCGTCACTGTAGAGAGAGGGCAGACCAGCTTCCTGTTGTGGCATGA
- a CDS encoding restriction endonuclease — translation MPVPTYDELMLPLLKLAAQDGAEHPIRDLRAQLAQQIELTPEERILKLPSGRQTVFDNRVGWACTHLRKAQLIDSPRRGCIRISPRGRKVLAENPPAINDIYLQRFDEYRQFKERTTPDERDRQNTVETTGTKQTTPDEMIRDAHAILEANLRDDLLDKIKQMDPGAFEWLVLRLLHAMGYGGSIKDVEGVPTGPDGGIDGLIKEDKLGLDTIYIQAKRWDNDNTVGREKIQAFQGALAGVGARKGVFMTTSSFTQQARTYVERLRDSKIVLIDGQQLAQLMIEHDVGVSIHQTFHLKRIDEDFFSEVEI, via the coding sequence ATGCCTGTTCCCACCTACGATGAACTCATGCTACCCCTGCTCAAACTTGCTGCTCAGGATGGCGCAGAGCATCCCATTCGTGACCTGCGGGCGCAGCTAGCTCAACAGATCGAACTCACCCCTGAAGAGCGTATCCTCAAACTCCCTAGTGGTCGCCAGACGGTCTTTGACAATCGAGTTGGCTGGGCCTGCACTCACCTCCGCAAAGCCCAACTGATTGATAGTCCTCGTCGTGGTTGCATCCGTATATCACCACGAGGGCGGAAAGTGCTGGCGGAGAATCCACCTGCAATCAACGATATTTACCTCCAGCGCTTTGATGAGTACCGGCAGTTCAAAGAGCGAACGACTCCTGATGAACGTGACCGGCAGAATACGGTTGAAACTACTGGGACGAAACAGACAACTCCTGATGAGATGATCCGGGATGCTCACGCCATTCTTGAAGCTAACCTGCGCGATGACCTGCTCGACAAAATTAAGCAGATGGATCCTGGAGCTTTTGAGTGGCTAGTTTTGCGCCTGCTCCATGCAATGGGATACGGCGGCAGCATTAAGGATGTTGAGGGCGTACCGACGGGGCCAGACGGTGGCATTGATGGGCTGATCAAGGAGGACAAGCTAGGGCTCGATACCATTTATATCCAAGCCAAGCGTTGGGATAACGACAACACAGTAGGGCGAGAGAAAATTCAAGCCTTTCAGGGAGCCCTTGCAGGTGTGGGAGCACGCAAAGGGGTCTTTATGACAACCTCTAGCTTTACGCAGCAGGCCCGCACCTACGTTGAGCGCCTACGCGACAGCAAGATTGTCCTCATTGATGGTCAGCAATTGGCTCAGCTGATGATCGAGCACGACGTTGGCGTCAGCATTCATCAGACTTTCCATCTCAAGCGTATTGATGAGGACTTCTTTTCTGAGGTAGAGATTTAG